A stretch of the Coprobacillus cateniformis genome encodes the following:
- a CDS encoding PTS sugar transporter subunit IIC, translated as MNKLEQIINDKLMPLAEKLTKNKILGALMEGFIRTSPITLGIALITIVGNFPVPGWTQYLESIGIMQHVNAITNGATGVLTLYVIYSLAMAYASRIGTNEKNSAIISLAFFIMIMPQTMTTSAMQDGKLVESTINALKLDYLGGQGLFIGMIIALVVTRLYAYLSSKNLSFKLPDTVPPMVSQSLSPVFVVTIIFVLAFIIRVGFSYTSAGDMINFFIQVLNAPLMSLTASPLSIIIIMGLLAILWFFGIHNAVLQGPLGVISLTMVMGNITAYQNGQELPYLLPSVIYGGMMASGFLGLIIMKMFKGKSAKFKQLAKLSFIPSIFNITEPIMFGMPIILNPMFFIPQCFTQIICGFVTWGLVATVLPINLNPTMALLPWTTPIFIKMPLSGGLNYTILMVICFAITFLMWYPFLKVADKREYELEQITAAQKLENE; from the coding sequence ATGAACAAATTAGAACAAATCATTAATGATAAATTAATGCCATTAGCTGAGAAATTAACAAAGAACAAAATCTTAGGGGCATTAATGGAAGGTTTTATAAGAACAAGTCCTATTACTTTAGGAATTGCATTGATTACAATTGTAGGAAATTTCCCTGTGCCAGGGTGGACACAGTATTTAGAAAGTATTGGAATTATGCAGCATGTCAATGCCATTACCAATGGCGCAACTGGTGTTTTAACGTTGTATGTCATTTATTCATTAGCTATGGCTTATGCAAGTCGTATTGGAACAAATGAAAAGAATTCTGCAATTATCTCTTTAGCTTTCTTTATTATGATTATGCCTCAAACAATGACAACTTCTGCTATGCAGGATGGAAAATTGGTTGAATCAACAATCAATGCCTTAAAATTGGATTATTTAGGAGGACAAGGTTTATTTATTGGAATGATTATTGCTTTGGTTGTGACAAGATTATATGCTTACTTATCTTCTAAGAACTTATCATTCAAATTACCAGATACAGTTCCACCAATGGTTTCTCAATCATTATCCCCTGTCTTTGTTGTAACAATTATCTTTGTCTTAGCGTTTATTATTCGTGTTGGATTCAGTTATACATCTGCAGGAGATATGATTAATTTCTTTATTCAGGTTCTTAATGCACCATTGATGTCATTAACGGCCAGTCCATTATCTATTATTATCATTATGGGATTGCTTGCTATTCTATGGTTCTTTGGTATTCACAATGCAGTGTTACAAGGACCTTTAGGAGTTATTAGTTTGACAATGGTCATGGGAAATATTACTGCTTATCAAAATGGTCAAGAGTTACCTTATTTATTACCATCAGTCATTTATGGCGGTATGATGGCATCAGGATTCTTAGGTCTTATTATTATGAAAATGTTTAAAGGAAAATCAGCAAAATTTAAACAATTAGCAAAATTATCTTTTATTCCCTCAATATTCAACATTACAGAACCAATTATGTTTGGTATGCCAATTATCTTAAATCCAATGTTCTTCATTCCACAATGCTTTACACAAATTATTTGTGGCTTTGTGACATGGGGATTAGTTGCAACAGTCTTACCTATTAACTTAAATCCTACAATGGCATTATTACCTTGGACAACACCAATCTTTATTAAAATGCCTTTATCAGGAGGTTTAAATTATACAATCTTAATGGTCATCTGTTTTGCAATTACATTCTTAATGTGGTATCCATTCTTAAAAGTCGCTGACAAAAGAGAATATGAATTAGAGCAGATAACTGCTGCTCAAAAATTAGAAAATGAATAA